A window from Pongo abelii isolate AG06213 chromosome 6, NHGRI_mPonAbe1-v2.0_pri, whole genome shotgun sequence encodes these proteins:
- the LOC129060573 gene encoding vacuolar fusion protein CCZ1 homolog B isoform X2 produces MAAAAAGAGSGPWAAQEKQFPPALLSFFIYNPGFGPREGEEENKILFYHPNEVEKNEKIRNVGLCEAIVQFTRTFSPSKPAKSLHTQKNRQFFNEPEGNFWMVMVVRNPIIEKQSKDGKPVIEYQEEELSDKVYSSVLQQCYSMYKLFNGTFLKAMEDGGVKLLKERLEKFFHRYLQTLHLQSCDLLDIFGGISFFPLDKMTYLKIQSFINRMEESLNIVKYTAFLYNDQLIWSGLEQDDMRILYKYLTTSLFPRHIEPEAMSAAVCFMIDASIHPTLDFCRRLDSIVGPQLTVLASDICEQFNINKRMSGSEKEPQFKFIYFNHMNLAEKSTVHMRKTPSVSLTSVHPDLMKILGDINSDFTRVDEDEEIIVKAMSDYWVVGKKSDRRELYVILNQKNANLIEVNGRSCQVHVAVTAIPLCASRIRQTFSPAFPPEWPALPTARGDPAAALLTARLRWREGTHLGRAAPLGDAPRVYCVEIQ; encoded by the exons ATGGCTGCAGCGGCGGCCGGGGCCGGGAGCGGGCCCTGGGCGGCCCAGGAGAAGCAGTTCCCGCCGGCGCTGCTGAGTTTCTTCATTTACAACCCGGGCTTCGGGCCTCGCGAAGGAGAG gaggaaaataagattttattttatcatccaaatgaggtagaaaagaatgaaaagattaGAAATGTCGGATTGTGTGAAGCTATTGTACAGTTTACAAG GACCTTTAGCCCATCAAAACCTGCAAAATCTTTACATACACAGAAGAACAGACAGTTCTTCAATGAACCAGAAGGAAATTTCTGGATGGTCATG GTTGTTCGGAATCCTATAATTGAAAAACAGAGTAAAGATGGAAAACCAGTTATTGAATATCAAGAGGAGGAGTTGTCG GACAAGGTTTATAGTTCAGTGCTGCAGCAGTGCTACAGCATGTACAAG CTTTTTAATGGTACATTTCTGAAAGCCATGGAGGACGGAGGCGTCAAGCTTCTGAAAGAAAGATTAGAGAAATTCTTCCATCGG TATTTGCAAACGCTACATTTGCAGTCATGTGACCTACTTGACATTTTTGGTGGAATCAGCTTCTTCCCATTGGATAAAATGACTTATTTGAAAATCCAGTCCTTTATTAATAGAATGGAGGAAAGCCTGAATATAGTCAAATACACTGCTTTTCTCTATAACGATCAGCTCATCTG GAGTGGATTAGAACAAGATGACATGAGAATTTTATACAAATACCTTACCACCTCCCTTTTTCCAAGGCACATCGAACCTGAG GCCATGAGTGCGGCTGTGTGCTTTATGATCGACG CCTCTATCCACCCAACGCTGGATTTTTGCCGAAGACTGGACAGCATCGTTGGGCCCCAGCTCACAGTGCTGGCCTCTGACATCTGTGAGCAGTTTAACATCAACAAGAGGATGTCTGG GTCTGAGAAAGAACCCCAGTTTAAGTTTATCTACTTCAACCACATGAATCTCGCCGAGAAGAGCACAGTTCACATGAGGAAAACGCCCAGTGTGTCGCTCACTTCCGTGCACCCAGATTTAATGAAGATTCTCGGTGACATCAACAGTGACTTTACCAG AGTGGATGAAGATGAGGAGATTATCGTGAAGGCCATGAGTGACTACTGGGTTGTTGGAAAGAAGTCTGATCGGCGGGAGCTCTATGTTATCTTGAATCAAAAAAACGCAAACCTCATTGAAGTAAATG GGAGAAGCTGCCAGGTTCACGTAGCCGTTACAGCTATCCCTCTGTGCGCCAGCAGAATAAGGCAGACATTTTCTCCTGCCTTCCCGCCAGAGTGGCCAGCCTTGCCCACTGCACGGGGTGACCCGGCAGCTGCTCTGCTGACAGCTCGGCTGCGCTGGAGAGAGGGGACCCACCTCGGCAGAGCTGCCCCCTTGGGAGATGCCCCACGTGTATACTGTGTGGAAATTCAGt AA
- the LOC129060573 gene encoding vacuolar fusion protein CCZ1 homolog B isoform X4 gives MAAAAAGAGSGPWAAQEKQFPPALLSFFIYNPGFGPREGEEENKILFYHPNEVEKNEKIRNVGLCEAIVQFTRTFSPSKPAKSLHTQKNRQFFNEPEGNFWMVMVVRNPIIEKQSKDGKPVIEYQEEELSDKVYSSVLQQCYSMYKLFNGTFLKAMEDGGVKLLKERLEKFFHRYLQTLHLQSCDLLDIFGGISFFPLDKMTYLKIQSFINRMEESLNIVKYTAFLYNDQLIWSGLEQDDMRILYKYLTTSLFPRHIEPEAMSAAVCFMIDASIHPTLDFCRRLDSIVGPQLTVLASDICEQFNINKRMSGSEKEPQFKFIYFNHMNLAEKSTVHMRKTPSVSLTSVHPDLMKILGDINSDFTRVDEDEEIIVKAMSDYWVVGKKSDRRELYVILNQKNANLIEVNEEVKKLCATQFNNIFFLD, from the exons ATGGCTGCAGCGGCGGCCGGGGCCGGGAGCGGGCCCTGGGCGGCCCAGGAGAAGCAGTTCCCGCCGGCGCTGCTGAGTTTCTTCATTTACAACCCGGGCTTCGGGCCTCGCGAAGGAGAG gaggaaaataagattttattttatcatccaaatgaggtagaaaagaatgaaaagattaGAAATGTCGGATTGTGTGAAGCTATTGTACAGTTTACAAG GACCTTTAGCCCATCAAAACCTGCAAAATCTTTACATACACAGAAGAACAGACAGTTCTTCAATGAACCAGAAGGAAATTTCTGGATGGTCATG GTTGTTCGGAATCCTATAATTGAAAAACAGAGTAAAGATGGAAAACCAGTTATTGAATATCAAGAGGAGGAGTTGTCG GACAAGGTTTATAGTTCAGTGCTGCAGCAGTGCTACAGCATGTACAAG CTTTTTAATGGTACATTTCTGAAAGCCATGGAGGACGGAGGCGTCAAGCTTCTGAAAGAAAGATTAGAGAAATTCTTCCATCGG TATTTGCAAACGCTACATTTGCAGTCATGTGACCTACTTGACATTTTTGGTGGAATCAGCTTCTTCCCATTGGATAAAATGACTTATTTGAAAATCCAGTCCTTTATTAATAGAATGGAGGAAAGCCTGAATATAGTCAAATACACTGCTTTTCTCTATAACGATCAGCTCATCTG GAGTGGATTAGAACAAGATGACATGAGAATTTTATACAAATACCTTACCACCTCCCTTTTTCCAAGGCACATCGAACCTGAG GCCATGAGTGCGGCTGTGTGCTTTATGATCGACG CCTCTATCCACCCAACGCTGGATTTTTGCCGAAGACTGGACAGCATCGTTGGGCCCCAGCTCACAGTGCTGGCCTCTGACATCTGTGAGCAGTTTAACATCAACAAGAGGATGTCTGG GTCTGAGAAAGAACCCCAGTTTAAGTTTATCTACTTCAACCACATGAATCTCGCCGAGAAGAGCACAGTTCACATGAGGAAAACGCCCAGTGTGTCGCTCACTTCCGTGCACCCAGATTTAATGAAGATTCTCGGTGACATCAACAGTGACTTTACCAG AGTGGATGAAGATGAGGAGATTATCGTGAAGGCCATGAGTGACTACTGGGTTGTTGGAAAGAAGTCTGATCGGCGGGAGCTCTATGTTATCTTGAATCAAAAAAACGCAAACCTCATTGAAGTAAATG AAGAGGTCAAGAAACTTTGTGCAACGCAGTTCAACAACATCTTCTTCTTGGATTGA
- the LOC129060573 gene encoding vacuolar fusion protein CCZ1 homolog B isoform X3, translating to MAAAAAGAGSGPWAAQEKQFPPALLSFFIYNPGFGPREGEEENKILFYHPNEVEKNEKIRNVGLCEAIVQFTRTFSPSKPAKSLHTQKNRQFFNEPEGNFWMVMVVRNPIIEKQSKDGKPVIEYQEEELSDKVYSSVLQQCYSMYKLFNGTFLKAMEDGGVKLLKERLEKFFHRYLQTLHLQSCDLLDIFGGISFFPLDKMTYLKIQSFINRMEESLNIVKYTAFLYNDQLIWSGLEQDDMRILYKYLTTSLFPRHIEPELAGRDSPIRAEMPGNLQHYGRFLTGPLNLNDPDAKCRFPKIFVNTDDTYEELHLIVYKAMSAAVCFMIDASIHPTLDFCRRLDSIVGPQLTVLASDICEQFNINKRMSGSEKEPQFKFIYFNHMNLAEKSTVHMRKTPSVSLTSVHPDLMKILGDINSDFTRVDEDEEIIVKAMSDYWVVGKKSDRRELYVILNQKNANLIEVNEEVKKLCATQFNNIFFLD from the exons ATGGCTGCAGCGGCGGCCGGGGCCGGGAGCGGGCCCTGGGCGGCCCAGGAGAAGCAGTTCCCGCCGGCGCTGCTGAGTTTCTTCATTTACAACCCGGGCTTCGGGCCTCGCGAAGGAGAG gaggaaaataagattttattttatcatccaaatgaggtagaaaagaatgaaaagattaGAAATGTCGGATTGTGTGAAGCTATTGTACAGTTTACAAG GACCTTTAGCCCATCAAAACCTGCAAAATCTTTACATACACAGAAGAACAGACAGTTCTTCAATGAACCAGAAGGAAATTTCTGGATGGTCATG GTTGTTCGGAATCCTATAATTGAAAAACAGAGTAAAGATGGAAAACCAGTTATTGAATATCAAGAGGAGGAGTTGTCG GACAAGGTTTATAGTTCAGTGCTGCAGCAGTGCTACAGCATGTACAAG CTTTTTAATGGTACATTTCTGAAAGCCATGGAGGACGGAGGCGTCAAGCTTCTGAAAGAAAGATTAGAGAAATTCTTCCATCGG TATTTGCAAACGCTACATTTGCAGTCATGTGACCTACTTGACATTTTTGGTGGAATCAGCTTCTTCCCATTGGATAAAATGACTTATTTGAAAATCCAGTCCTTTATTAATAGAATGGAGGAAAGCCTGAATATAGTCAAATACACTGCTTTTCTCTATAACGATCAGCTCATCTG GAGTGGATTAGAACAAGATGACATGAGAATTTTATACAAATACCTTACCACCTCCCTTTTTCCAAGGCACATCGAACCTGAG TTAGCAGGAAGGGATTCTCCAATAAGAGCAGAAATGCCAGGAAATCTTCAACACTATGGAAG atttcttACCGGACCCTTGAACCTTAATGATCCAGATGCAAAATGCAGATTCCCCAAAATTTTTGTAAATACCGATGATACTTATGAAGAGCTCCATTTAATTGTTTATAAG GCCATGAGTGCGGCTGTGTGCTTTATGATCGACG CCTCTATCCACCCAACGCTGGATTTTTGCCGAAGACTGGACAGCATCGTTGGGCCCCAGCTCACAGTGCTGGCCTCTGACATCTGTGAGCAGTTTAACATCAACAAGAGGATGTCTGG GTCTGAGAAAGAACCCCAGTTTAAGTTTATCTACTTCAACCACATGAATCTCGCCGAGAAGAGCACAGTTCACATGAGGAAAACGCCCAGTGTGTCGCTCACTTCCGTGCACCCAGATTTAATGAAGATTCTCGGTGACATCAACAGTGACTTTACCAG AGTGGATGAAGATGAGGAGATTATCGTGAAGGCCATGAGTGACTACTGGGTTGTTGGAAAGAAGTCTGATCGGCGGGAGCTCTATGTTATCTTGAATCAAAAAAACGCAAACCTCATTGAAGTAAATG AAGAGGTCAAGAAACTTTGTGCAACGCAGTTCAACAACATCTTCTTCTTGGATTGA
- the LOC129060573 gene encoding vacuolar fusion protein CCZ1 homolog B isoform X1, whose product MAAAAAGAGSGPWAAQEKQFPPALLSFFIYNPGFGPREGEEENKILFYHPNEVEKNEKIRNVGLCEAIVQFTRTFSPSKPAKSLHTQKNRQFFNEPEGNFWMVMVVRNPIIEKQSKDGKPVIEYQEEELSDKVYSSVLQQCYSMYKLFNGTFLKAMEDGGVKLLKERLEKFFHRYLQTLHLQSCDLLDIFGGISFFPLDKMTYLKIQSFINRMEESLNIVKYTAFLYNDQLIWSGLEQDDMRILYKYLTTSLFPRHIEPELAGRDSPIRAEMPGNLQHYGRFLTGPLNLNDPDAKCRFPKIFVNTDDTYEELHLIVYKAMSAAVCFMIDASIHPTLDFCRRLDSIVGPQLTVLASDICEQFNINKRMSGSEKEPQFKFIYFNHMNLAEKSTVHMRKTPSVSLTSVHPDLMKILGDINSDFTRVDEDEEIIVKAMSDYWVVGKKSDRRELYVILNQKNANLIEVNGRSCQVHVAVTAIPLCASRIRQTFSPAFPPEWPALPTARGDPAAALLTARLRWREGTHLGRAAPLGDAPRVYCVEIQ is encoded by the exons ATGGCTGCAGCGGCGGCCGGGGCCGGGAGCGGGCCCTGGGCGGCCCAGGAGAAGCAGTTCCCGCCGGCGCTGCTGAGTTTCTTCATTTACAACCCGGGCTTCGGGCCTCGCGAAGGAGAG gaggaaaataagattttattttatcatccaaatgaggtagaaaagaatgaaaagattaGAAATGTCGGATTGTGTGAAGCTATTGTACAGTTTACAAG GACCTTTAGCCCATCAAAACCTGCAAAATCTTTACATACACAGAAGAACAGACAGTTCTTCAATGAACCAGAAGGAAATTTCTGGATGGTCATG GTTGTTCGGAATCCTATAATTGAAAAACAGAGTAAAGATGGAAAACCAGTTATTGAATATCAAGAGGAGGAGTTGTCG GACAAGGTTTATAGTTCAGTGCTGCAGCAGTGCTACAGCATGTACAAG CTTTTTAATGGTACATTTCTGAAAGCCATGGAGGACGGAGGCGTCAAGCTTCTGAAAGAAAGATTAGAGAAATTCTTCCATCGG TATTTGCAAACGCTACATTTGCAGTCATGTGACCTACTTGACATTTTTGGTGGAATCAGCTTCTTCCCATTGGATAAAATGACTTATTTGAAAATCCAGTCCTTTATTAATAGAATGGAGGAAAGCCTGAATATAGTCAAATACACTGCTTTTCTCTATAACGATCAGCTCATCTG GAGTGGATTAGAACAAGATGACATGAGAATTTTATACAAATACCTTACCACCTCCCTTTTTCCAAGGCACATCGAACCTGAG TTAGCAGGAAGGGATTCTCCAATAAGAGCAGAAATGCCAGGAAATCTTCAACACTATGGAAG atttcttACCGGACCCTTGAACCTTAATGATCCAGATGCAAAATGCAGATTCCCCAAAATTTTTGTAAATACCGATGATACTTATGAAGAGCTCCATTTAATTGTTTATAAG GCCATGAGTGCGGCTGTGTGCTTTATGATCGACG CCTCTATCCACCCAACGCTGGATTTTTGCCGAAGACTGGACAGCATCGTTGGGCCCCAGCTCACAGTGCTGGCCTCTGACATCTGTGAGCAGTTTAACATCAACAAGAGGATGTCTGG GTCTGAGAAAGAACCCCAGTTTAAGTTTATCTACTTCAACCACATGAATCTCGCCGAGAAGAGCACAGTTCACATGAGGAAAACGCCCAGTGTGTCGCTCACTTCCGTGCACCCAGATTTAATGAAGATTCTCGGTGACATCAACAGTGACTTTACCAG AGTGGATGAAGATGAGGAGATTATCGTGAAGGCCATGAGTGACTACTGGGTTGTTGGAAAGAAGTCTGATCGGCGGGAGCTCTATGTTATCTTGAATCAAAAAAACGCAAACCTCATTGAAGTAAATG GGAGAAGCTGCCAGGTTCACGTAGCCGTTACAGCTATCCCTCTGTGCGCCAGCAGAATAAGGCAGACATTTTCTCCTGCCTTCCCGCCAGAGTGGCCAGCCTTGCCCACTGCACGGGGTGACCCGGCAGCTGCTCTGCTGACAGCTCGGCTGCGCTGGAGAGAGGGGACCCACCTCGGCAGAGCTGCCCCCTTGGGAGATGCCCCACGTGTATACTGTGTGGAAATTCAGt AA